Proteins encoded together in one Rossellomorea sp. y25 window:
- a CDS encoding metalloregulator ArsR/SmtB family transcription factor: protein MKTILHALAEPNRLLIVELLRDGPLTVGEITDKLRMNQPQVSKHLRVLNQSGLVEVQPIANRRYYKLRPEPFKELDTWVDSYQHLWNERFNRLDEYLQEVKRKGVDED, encoded by the coding sequence ATGAAAACCATATTACATGCTCTCGCCGAGCCAAATCGCCTGCTTATAGTTGAACTTCTGCGTGATGGACCCCTTACAGTGGGGGAAATCACTGACAAACTACGAATGAACCAGCCGCAAGTTTCTAAGCATCTCAGAGTATTGAATCAGTCAGGTCTCGTCGAAGTCCAGCCAATTGCCAATCGACGTTACTACAAGCTAAGGCCTGAGCCTTTTAAAGAGTTGGATACGTGGGTGGATTCTTATCAACACCTATGGAACGAGCGATTTAATCGTTTGGATGAGTACCTGCAAGAAGTAAAACGAAAGGGAGTGGATGAAGATTAA
- a CDS encoding SRPBCC domain-containing protein, whose translation MSNSNQMFSRVEENRVLVLERVFDAPRDLVFSMFKEPDHLKNWWGPRGWELPVCHVDFRPGGVWHYCMKCVDQSQGQFYGMESWGKGVYQEIIEPEKIVYVDAFSDAEGHTNEDMPSTEVTLEFIDMGSKTKLISRSVYSSEDALKTVMDMGMIQGITETWDRLEEALQLLNK comes from the coding sequence ATGTCCAACAGCAATCAAATGTTTTCCAGAGTGGAGGAAAACCGGGTGCTTGTACTGGAGAGGGTGTTCGATGCACCGCGTGACCTGGTGTTCAGTATGTTTAAAGAACCTGATCATCTAAAAAATTGGTGGGGACCAAGAGGCTGGGAGTTACCTGTATGCCACGTGGATTTCCGTCCAGGCGGTGTCTGGCACTACTGCATGAAGTGCGTGGATCAAAGCCAGGGTCAATTCTACGGGATGGAATCTTGGGGGAAAGGTGTTTACCAAGAAATCATCGAACCGGAAAAGATCGTCTACGTCGATGCTTTCTCGGATGCGGAAGGCCATACGAATGAAGACATGCCATCAACGGAAGTTACGCTTGAATTCATCGATATGGGCAGCAAGACGAAGCTGATCAGCCGTTCTGTTTACTCTTCAGAAGACGCCCTTAAGACCGTTATGGACATGGGAATGATACAAGGCATCACAGAAACCTGGGATCGCTTGGAAGAAGCTCTTCAGTTGCTAAATAAGTGA
- a CDS encoding VOC family protein, which produces MINKVGQIMVYVDNQDEAVRFWTEKVGFSVKAEEDNGQGMRWIEVAPTKEAETSIILHNKEFVAKMSPGINLGTPSLMFFTDQFDELYTDLSNKEIKVGEIVNMPAGRVFNFADDEENYFAVMEQK; this is translated from the coding sequence ATGATTAATAAGGTCGGTCAAATTATGGTGTACGTTGATAACCAAGATGAGGCAGTACGTTTTTGGACAGAAAAAGTAGGATTTAGCGTAAAGGCTGAGGAAGATAATGGTCAAGGAATGAGATGGATTGAAGTGGCGCCAACAAAGGAGGCCGAAACAAGCATCATTCTGCACAATAAGGAATTCGTGGCAAAAATGTCACCTGGAATAAATCTTGGTACCCCTTCTTTAATGTTCTTCACCGATCAATTTGATGAATTATATACCGATTTATCCAACAAGGAGATCAAAGTGGGCGAAATTGTCAATATGCCTGCCGGCAGGGTATTTAACTTTGCCGATGATGAAGAAAACTACTTTGCCGTCATGGAACAAAAGTAA
- a CDS encoding RNA polymerase sigma-70 factor translates to MSMEGLYQTYQPLLFSLAYRMLGSVMDSEDIVQEAFITFNQLPNRDQIENKKAYLCKIVTNRCLDLIRSSAKKREVYVGPWLPEPLLEVENSTNDPSQAFLQQESLSTAYLLLLQQLNAIERAVFLLREVFQYSYDDIAEILGKSNANCRQIFHRAKKSMGYAPKKQPSISMAESTIKEFVQSILNGNVNQLLELVSEDVAMYSDGGGKVKAAQVPILGAFRVVQLLQNLMKMYAGKFTINYTSVNRLPGLILTIDDQLQYVYSFAFSGNQIQTIYTVANPDKLRHLQ, encoded by the coding sequence ATGAGTATGGAAGGACTTTATCAAACCTATCAACCTTTGCTTTTTTCATTAGCCTACCGTATGTTAGGCAGCGTGATGGATTCAGAGGATATTGTCCAGGAAGCGTTTATAACCTTTAATCAGCTTCCCAACCGCGATCAAATCGAAAACAAAAAAGCGTATCTATGTAAGATCGTCACCAATCGTTGTCTGGATTTAATACGGTCATCCGCCAAGAAACGTGAGGTATACGTTGGACCGTGGCTCCCCGAGCCGTTGCTTGAAGTTGAGAATTCAACTAACGATCCTTCCCAAGCCTTTCTTCAACAAGAGTCCCTCTCTACCGCCTATCTACTATTATTACAACAACTAAATGCCATAGAACGAGCCGTCTTTTTGCTTAGAGAAGTTTTTCAATACTCGTATGATGATATCGCTGAAATCCTAGGAAAAAGCAATGCAAACTGCCGGCAGATTTTTCACCGTGCGAAGAAAAGCATGGGATACGCTCCTAAGAAACAACCTTCCATTTCAATGGCCGAATCTACCATAAAAGAGTTTGTACAGTCCATATTAAATGGAAACGTAAATCAATTATTGGAACTTGTCAGTGAAGATGTCGCAATGTACTCGGATGGCGGCGGCAAAGTAAAAGCTGCACAAGTCCCAATTCTGGGTGCTTTCAGAGTGGTTCAATTGCTCCAAAACCTAATGAAAATGTATGCAGGTAAGTTCACCATCAACTATACATCTGTCAACCGTCTACCAGGACTGATCTTAACAATTGATGACCAATTACAATATGTGTACTCCTTTGCCTTCAGCGGCAATCAAATCCAGACGATTTACACGGTTGCTAATCCCGATAAACTACGACATTTGCAATAG
- a CDS encoding FAD-dependent oxidoreductase, with translation MGKYDVVIVGGGIAGLTAAIHTAKAGKRTLVFEQQKRFGGRAITNKKQGVYFNLGGHALYKGEAYEAFRELGLRLEGSTPSIDAYGMWKEQVVPLPTNISSFFQTPLLSWAGKLEFAKWFIKLGKMDTSVWNEISIRDWIETQLHDPMLRNVFYALLRTSTYVLAPELHTAGPALKQLQRSLNGVRYLDKGWGTLVEELRKLAVQLGVELVSDRKVGIIEHQDQNVHSILCQDGTRIEVSNVILTTPPSISHKLVPHADQTALHTWNDQSIPVTVACLDVGLRQLPKPRNQFTYGLDRSIFLSNHSREGKPRPAILSDDGTQLISLFKYQGAQTDAAKDEAELEHVLDVVQPGWRNELVIRQFLPKMTVVHDFPHMNRTEDPGPAVPEIEGLYVAGDWASHGELLVDASVASAKRAVSHLLNTREEIKR, from the coding sequence ATGGGAAAATATGATGTGGTTATTGTAGGTGGAGGAATCGCTGGATTAACGGCTGCTATCCATACAGCAAAAGCAGGAAAACGAACCCTTGTATTCGAACAGCAAAAGCGATTTGGGGGCAGAGCCATCACCAACAAAAAACAGGGGGTCTATTTTAATTTGGGCGGTCATGCACTATATAAAGGGGAGGCGTATGAAGCATTCCGGGAACTCGGATTACGACTTGAGGGGAGCACACCTTCTATCGATGCTTACGGGATGTGGAAAGAACAAGTAGTGCCCTTACCAACGAACATATCCTCCTTCTTTCAAACACCGCTCCTAAGTTGGGCAGGAAAGCTCGAATTCGCGAAGTGGTTCATTAAATTAGGTAAAATGGACACAAGCGTTTGGAACGAGATCAGTATACGCGATTGGATAGAAACTCAATTGCATGATCCCATGCTGCGGAACGTGTTCTATGCACTGCTCCGAACATCCACTTATGTCCTTGCACCTGAATTACACACTGCAGGGCCTGCCTTAAAGCAACTGCAGCGTTCACTTAATGGGGTTCGGTATCTCGATAAAGGATGGGGGACACTTGTAGAAGAACTGCGTAAACTTGCTGTCCAACTGGGAGTGGAATTGGTCAGTGATCGTAAGGTGGGGATAATCGAACATCAAGATCAAAACGTACACTCGATTTTATGTCAAGATGGTACTAGAATAGAAGTATCCAATGTCATACTAACCACTCCACCGTCTATTTCTCACAAGCTGGTTCCTCATGCAGATCAAACTGCCCTTCACACGTGGAACGATCAATCGATTCCTGTTACGGTTGCCTGTCTGGATGTTGGTTTACGCCAGCTGCCTAAGCCAAGGAACCAATTCACTTATGGATTGGATCGATCCATTTTCCTCTCGAACCATTCACGGGAGGGTAAACCAAGGCCTGCTATCTTGAGTGATGATGGGACACAGCTGATATCGCTTTTTAAATATCAGGGGGCACAAACAGATGCTGCGAAGGATGAGGCTGAGTTGGAGCACGTGTTAGATGTGGTTCAACCCGGCTGGCGGAATGAATTAGTAATAAGACAGTTCCTGCCGAAAATGACGGTTGTCCACGATTTTCCTCATATGAATAGAACGGAAGATCCCGGACCTGCTGTTCCTGAAATTGAGGGACTATATGTTGCTGGGGACTGGGCATCACATGGGGAGCTTCTCGTTGATGCATCGGTAGCCAGCGCTAAACGAGCTGTTTCACATCTACTAAACACCAGAGAGGAAATCAAAAGATGA
- the add gene encoding adenosine deaminase, whose product MNHSTMPKIELHCHLDGSVRPETIIEMAKRDGIDLPSFEREEMKEELIAPLDCESLDEYLEKFSIPNAVMQSKENLKRITFELYEDAAEENVKYMEVRFAPLLHTQQGLSVEEIIGSVIEGMKEAEEQFDIKGNIILCCMRTMSPERAFEVVEKGKGFLGKGVVAIDLCASEEEGFCGKFIEPITLAREYGYRVTIHAGETGVGRNVLEAVEWLGAERIGHGVYITDCPEAYQVVKDKGIVLEICPTSNVQTKAVKTFRDHPLYDFHRAGIKITINTDNRTVSNTTMTKECELVWGEFAMSEEDYGEIYMNSVEAAFVSDEVKERLKKYL is encoded by the coding sequence ATGAATCATTCTACAATGCCTAAAATTGAACTGCACTGCCATCTGGATGGGAGTGTCAGACCTGAGACTATTATTGAAATGGCCAAGAGAGATGGCATAGATCTCCCTTCCTTTGAAAGGGAAGAGATGAAAGAAGAGCTCATTGCCCCATTAGACTGCGAATCATTGGATGAATACTTAGAGAAATTCTCGATCCCTAATGCCGTGATGCAGTCAAAAGAAAATTTAAAGAGAATCACCTTTGAGCTTTATGAAGATGCAGCGGAGGAAAACGTGAAATATATGGAGGTCCGGTTCGCCCCGCTGCTTCATACACAACAGGGATTATCGGTAGAAGAGATCATTGGAAGTGTCATTGAAGGCATGAAAGAAGCAGAAGAACAGTTTGATATTAAAGGAAATATCATTTTGTGTTGTATGAGAACGATGTCTCCGGAACGTGCCTTTGAGGTCGTTGAAAAGGGGAAGGGCTTCCTTGGAAAAGGAGTCGTCGCGATCGATTTATGTGCGTCCGAAGAAGAAGGGTTCTGCGGGAAGTTCATTGAACCCATCACCCTGGCGAGGGAATATGGATACAGAGTCACGATCCACGCCGGTGAAACGGGCGTTGGAAGAAATGTGCTCGAGGCCGTTGAATGGCTCGGGGCAGAACGAATCGGGCATGGTGTGTATATTACAGACTGTCCGGAAGCGTATCAGGTTGTAAAGGATAAGGGAATTGTGCTTGAAATCTGTCCGACAAGCAATGTTCAGACGAAAGCGGTTAAAACGTTCCGTGATCACCCTCTCTACGATTTTCACAGAGCCGGAATTAAGATTACCATCAATACTGACAACAGAACCGTATCGAATACCACGATGACGAAGGAATGTGAGTTAGTCTGGGGTGAATTTGCCATGAGTGAGGAGGATTATGGGGAGATTTATATGAACAGTGTGGAAGCTGCTTTTGTGAGTGATGAGGTGAAGGAAAGGTTGAAGAAGTACTTATAG
- a CDS encoding PadR family transcriptional regulator produces MDKSLLTSLTTELRRGTLTLAVLSQLRSPQYGYSLVQLLEKSGISMEQSTLYPLLRRLEKQELVTSSWDRSESRPRRYYVLSEYGTEILGQLQAEWEKMSGELAILLKGDEEG; encoded by the coding sequence ATGGATAAGTCACTGCTGACTTCCTTGACGACGGAACTGAGGAGGGGGACATTGACCCTGGCCGTATTGAGTCAATTGCGGTCACCCCAGTATGGATATTCACTTGTCCAATTACTGGAGAAAAGCGGAATTTCGATGGAGCAGAGTACACTTTATCCGCTGCTGCGCCGTTTGGAGAAGCAAGAACTGGTCACTAGCAGCTGGGACCGGTCGGAAAGCAGGCCGAGAAGGTATTATGTGCTGAGCGAATACGGCACTGAGATCTTGGGACAGTTACAGGCCGAATGGGAAAAGATGTCGGGGGAACTGGCCATTTTATTAAAGGGGGATGAGGAAGGATGA
- a CDS encoding type 1 glutamine amidotransferase family protein, with amino-acid sequence MKNVLVLITDGFADWEASYVTAEINKQGTGYHVQTIAIDKEPKVSMGGLRVVPDHSLEDYPMSLEMLIIPGGTGWREEKNQQTKKLVDHCFENGIPVAAICDATTFLGIHGYLDDRKHTGNSLAYLKEGAPNYRGDEHYIERQSVSDGGLITANGTGALEFSRDILHKLGVLEGEKLQGWYDMFKNGFLKS; translated from the coding sequence ATGAAAAACGTGTTGGTATTGATCACAGACGGTTTCGCCGATTGGGAAGCAAGCTACGTAACGGCAGAAATCAATAAACAAGGAACGGGTTATCACGTTCAGACCATTGCGATTGATAAAGAGCCTAAGGTTTCGATGGGTGGGTTAAGGGTCGTTCCGGATCATAGTTTAGAAGATTATCCTATGTCACTTGAGATGCTGATCATTCCCGGGGGTACTGGATGGAGAGAAGAAAAAAATCAACAGACAAAGAAGCTTGTGGATCATTGTTTTGAAAACGGAATTCCAGTGGCCGCCATTTGTGATGCCACCACGTTCTTAGGGATTCATGGATATCTGGATGACCGTAAACATACTGGGAATTCACTGGCCTATTTAAAAGAAGGGGCACCCAACTACCGAGGGGATGAGCACTATATAGAAAGGCAATCGGTCAGTGATGGTGGCCTGATCACAGCGAATGGAACCGGGGCATTGGAGTTTTCGAGGGATATCTTGCATAAGCTTGGTGTGCTGGAAGGGGAAAAACTGCAAGGTTGGTATGATATGTTTAAGAATGGTTTTTTGAAAAGTTGA
- a CDS encoding serine hydrolase domain-containing protein gives MKSLNKQYNQITEYINDLLHDHQGVGVSVAIVKDSATIYSKGFGNARIGNAERPIDGDTRMSIQSISKNFMALSIMKLVEKNLIALDDAVVTYLPYFRTKNQEQSDRITIRHVLSHTAGFPSEVGIANMIAPNVKEIFSDTPTEFQEALDHYQLTEEEITSIKNREDITKWFEKVELEYPPGEGWNYCTDAYVILADLFEKVTGRKWEASLHDDILTPLGMKRTTSDPHEVEEDQNSARYYVGEDKIETPFPINPISAPIGYLYSTANDLGNYLTFHLNKESAILRSELIEEMQKPIHLVSEEWRAPGCDVRSYGLAWFTDTYRGYKIVEHGGGQLGVRSLMTMVPELNLGVVVLLNYDGTIHHDICDRIMDVFMDS, from the coding sequence ATGAAATCACTTAATAAACAATATAATCAAATAACAGAATACATAAATGACCTGCTTCATGATCACCAGGGAGTCGGAGTAAGCGTTGCCATTGTGAAAGATTCAGCCACGATCTATTCCAAGGGGTTTGGGAATGCCAGGATCGGAAATGCAGAACGCCCGATTGACGGCGATACTAGGATGAGCATTCAAAGTATATCCAAGAACTTTATGGCGCTTTCCATCATGAAGCTTGTAGAGAAGAATTTAATTGCATTGGACGATGCGGTTGTTACCTATTTGCCATACTTCAGAACGAAGAATCAAGAACAAAGCGACAGGATCACCATCAGACATGTGTTATCCCACACGGCAGGTTTTCCTTCAGAAGTGGGGATCGCCAATATGATTGCTCCGAATGTAAAGGAAATATTCTCAGATACACCGACAGAATTTCAGGAAGCATTGGACCATTATCAGCTTACAGAAGAAGAGATTACTAGTATAAAAAATCGCGAAGATATCACGAAATGGTTCGAAAAAGTAGAATTGGAATACCCACCAGGGGAGGGATGGAATTATTGCACGGATGCGTATGTGATTCTTGCCGATCTTTTTGAAAAAGTGACAGGCCGCAAATGGGAAGCATCCCTGCACGATGACATCCTCACACCTCTTGGTATGAAGCGGACGACGAGTGACCCGCATGAGGTGGAAGAAGATCAGAACAGTGCCAGATATTATGTAGGCGAGGATAAAATAGAAACGCCTTTTCCCATCAATCCAATCTCGGCTCCAATCGGGTATTTGTATTCGACTGCCAATGATTTAGGCAACTATTTAACATTCCATTTGAATAAGGAATCGGCTATCTTACGATCAGAATTAATAGAAGAAATGCAAAAGCCCATTCATCTTGTAAGCGAAGAGTGGAGGGCGCCTGGATGTGATGTCAGGAGCTATGGACTTGCATGGTTTACAGATACGTATAGAGGATATAAAATCGTCGAACATGGGGGAGGTCAGTTAGGTGTCAGATCCCTGATGACCATGGTTCCTGAGCTCAATCTGGGAGTGGTGGTTTTATTGAATTATGATGGGACTATTCATCATGATATTTGTGATAGGATCATGGATGTTTTTATGGATTCATAA
- a CDS encoding GrpB family protein, with protein MEKRNWPKWAVESIEIESPNPDWIDAGTAEARGLLRLLGPYGVKGVEHIGSTSIRNLPAKPILDLMAMIPSFDDLDEIACKLAEGQWHYVPPGLDNRPWRRFFIKVENEKRVAHLHLMPEGEPRWEQQRLFRDLLNGNPTLRDEYAVLKKHLANQFPDDREAYSEGKTAFIQRVFARL; from the coding sequence ATGGAAAAACGAAATTGGCCAAAATGGGCTGTGGAATCAATAGAGATTGAATCTCCAAACCCGGACTGGATTGACGCAGGAACCGCTGAAGCGAGGGGACTCCTACGCTTGTTAGGTCCCTATGGTGTAAAGGGAGTGGAGCATATTGGAAGCACCTCGATCCGCAACCTTCCTGCCAAACCGATTCTTGACTTGATGGCGATGATTCCATCCTTTGACGACTTAGACGAGATTGCATGTAAACTTGCGGAGGGTCAATGGCATTATGTTCCGCCGGGGTTGGACAACCGACCTTGGAGGAGATTTTTCATAAAGGTGGAAAACGAAAAACGTGTCGCTCATCTACACCTAATGCCAGAAGGTGAACCAAGATGGGAGCAGCAACGTTTGTTTCGGGATCTTCTAAACGGAAACCCAACTTTAAGGGATGAATACGCTGTGTTAAAAAAACATCTGGCCAACCAATTTCCTGACGATCGGGAAGCCTATTCGGAAGGGAAAACAGCATTTATTCAAAGAGTATTCGCTCGCTTGTAA
- a CDS encoding DUF4190 domain-containing protein, with protein sequence MNQVHETERKGLNGKSVASFILGILSIVIVIIPVIGAVLGIVGVILGMIGLKEVKRDNREGKNLAIAGVIFSIIGIVFSICWVVIAYMTFTSTIST encoded by the coding sequence ATGAATCAGGTTCATGAGACTGAGAGGAAAGGGTTAAATGGAAAATCGGTTGCCTCATTCATATTAGGTATCCTATCCATCGTCATTGTGATTATTCCTGTTATCGGAGCTGTTCTGGGCATAGTCGGTGTCATACTGGGTATGATCGGACTGAAAGAAGTAAAACGTGATAACCGGGAGGGCAAGAATCTGGCCATTGCAGGGGTCATTTTCAGTATAATCGGCATTGTATTTTCCATTTGTTGGGTCGTCATTGCTTATATGACATTTACGAGTACGATTTCTACTTGA
- a CDS encoding SagB family peptide dehydrogenase has translation MSLEEFLHNLQFDINRANQPNWEADWDDAPLPYKLYRGLRVVPLSLEVPVSLTWSQAPSEPDLERIGHFLWYVYGITGVSQSVDSDDSEHQESYPIHSYRRFAPSGGALYPNELYIYLKLDDLPHGIYHYDVAHHRLVLLREGNVDSYVERALGNRCEISSCFATAFVSTRFWKNFFKYNNFAYRLQGLDAGVLMGQLLETAKRFGFESGVYVQFLDSAVNSLLGLTEEEESVYTVIPLSVAPTNWAGNRKGMERTFTAEEVCRELPPLSVEHYERSERIREFPMLLEANEASKIGSTADFQKLGKQPAFRTGENEIHLPEVEPFTYDFVEICKNRHSPEMDFVMSKVSQQKLATLLKKATQSYSFRSDIDEVPYGNESGVSIFGCLYNVEGVPNGAYAYDSVRHSLRQISTGDHRLQLQSGLSLDNVNLHQVPLCLHIIGNKDHYQDTLGYRGYRIMQMEAGMLVQRLLLASSAAGFGGHPLLGFDTTLTDEIYKLDSKGQTTLIQIPIGPFRERAWVKGSLLS, from the coding sequence ATGAGTCTGGAAGAATTTTTACACAATCTGCAATTTGATATCAATCGGGCCAATCAGCCAAACTGGGAAGCGGACTGGGACGATGCCCCTCTCCCCTATAAGCTATACCGGGGGTTGCGGGTCGTGCCATTGTCTCTTGAAGTACCGGTGTCACTCACCTGGAGCCAGGCACCGTCAGAACCCGACTTAGAAAGAATCGGTCATTTTCTCTGGTATGTCTATGGCATCACCGGGGTAAGCCAGTCGGTGGATTCTGATGACTCCGAGCATCAGGAGTCTTACCCCATCCACTCTTATCGGCGGTTCGCTCCATCAGGAGGGGCCCTGTATCCGAATGAACTATATATCTATTTAAAATTGGATGATTTACCCCACGGAATCTATCATTATGATGTTGCCCACCATCGCCTCGTCCTGCTCCGGGAAGGGAATGTCGATTCATACGTGGAAAGGGCACTCGGCAATCGCTGCGAAATTTCATCCTGCTTTGCCACAGCCTTTGTCTCCACAAGGTTCTGGAAAAACTTCTTTAAATACAATAACTTTGCCTATCGGCTGCAGGGATTGGATGCCGGTGTTCTGATGGGGCAGCTGCTGGAGACAGCCAAACGGTTTGGCTTCGAGTCAGGAGTATATGTTCAATTTCTGGATTCAGCGGTCAACTCTCTGCTTGGACTGACCGAGGAAGAGGAAAGTGTTTATACCGTCATCCCGCTTTCGGTTGCACCAACGAACTGGGCTGGAAATAGGAAGGGAATGGAACGGACATTCACCGCTGAAGAAGTATGCAGGGAGCTTCCCCCACTTTCTGTAGAACACTACGAAAGGTCTGAAAGGATTAGAGAGTTTCCTATGTTACTAGAAGCGAATGAAGCTTCTAAAATCGGTTCGACAGCCGATTTTCAGAAACTCGGAAAACAACCGGCTTTCAGAACCGGTGAAAACGAAATTCATCTGCCAGAGGTGGAGCCCTTCACCTATGATTTTGTTGAAATATGCAAAAACCGCCATTCCCCCGAAATGGATTTTGTCATGAGTAAGGTCAGTCAGCAGAAGCTCGCGACGTTATTAAAAAAAGCGACTCAGTCCTACTCCTTTCGAAGTGACATCGACGAAGTTCCTTACGGCAATGAATCCGGTGTTTCGATTTTTGGCTGTTTATATAATGTGGAAGGCGTACCAAATGGGGCATACGCATATGACAGCGTCCGCCATTCATTGCGGCAGATCAGCACAGGGGATCATCGTCTTCAGCTTCAATCAGGTCTGTCTCTAGATAATGTCAATTTGCATCAGGTGCCCCTATGCCTTCATATCATCGGGAACAAAGATCACTATCAAGACACCTTGGGATACAGAGGCTACAGGATCATGCAAATGGAAGCCGGAATGCTAGTACAGCGCCTGCTATTGGCTTCATCGGCCGCCGGGTTTGGCGGACACCCGCTGCTTGGGTTTGATACGACGTTGACAGATGAAATCTACAAACTCGATTCAAAAGGTCAAACCACCTTGATTCAAATCCCGATCGGACCTTTTCGGGAGCGGGCTTGGGTGAAAGGGAGTTTGTTAAGTTAG